The following are from one region of the Edaphobacter acidisoli genome:
- a CDS encoding cation-efflux pump: MGPTATAPAQDAKRSAALYSVLAALGVTLLKLITGLLTGSLGMLSEAAHSGIDVLAAALTFFSVQVSGRPADAVHTYGHGKVESLSAAFEAVLMLGSAVWIFAAAIGRITTREHLALTFSIWPFVVLLLSIAVDFTRSSRLHTVARETHSDALEADALHFRTDIWSSSAVFIGLAATYIGKHWHIPNLELADPAAAIIVAMVIVYATWQLARRTIDTLTDATPPEIQSQTRGLIADLAAIDGVLSVNRVRTRRAGSGYFADVTLGMPRNLTFQRSEQITQAATEAVQRHLPGADVVVHPVPTASVAESVHDRIRAVAARSNLAIHDVTVQEYNHQLHVEQHLEVGERMKLRDAHALVTQLEADIRREVPEVSSILTHIESEPATIERPESLEPDRQLEVRLRRAAQAFPEILDIHEVFVTRLNNRIQVSCHATLPDDLPMSEVHAVITALENAFKQDCPEVTRLFIHPEPATDNRR, encoded by the coding sequence ATGGGTCCAACAGCTACAGCACCAGCGCAAGACGCCAAGCGTTCCGCCGCGCTCTACAGCGTGCTGGCAGCACTGGGCGTCACGCTGCTGAAGCTCATCACCGGACTGCTCACCGGCTCGCTCGGTATGTTGTCCGAGGCAGCGCACTCCGGCATCGACGTGCTCGCCGCGGCCCTCACCTTCTTCTCCGTGCAAGTCTCCGGCAGGCCCGCCGACGCGGTCCACACCTACGGCCACGGCAAGGTCGAAAGCCTCTCCGCCGCCTTCGAAGCTGTGCTCATGCTCGGCTCCGCGGTCTGGATCTTCGCCGCCGCCATCGGTCGCATCACTACGCGCGAACATCTGGCCCTGACGTTCTCCATCTGGCCGTTCGTCGTGCTGCTGCTGTCGATTGCCGTAGACTTCACGCGCTCCAGCCGCCTCCACACCGTTGCGCGTGAGACGCACAGCGACGCGCTCGAGGCCGACGCGCTACACTTCCGCACCGACATCTGGTCCTCCTCGGCAGTCTTCATCGGACTGGCCGCGACCTACATCGGCAAGCACTGGCACATTCCAAACCTCGAACTCGCGGACCCCGCCGCCGCCATCATCGTCGCAATGGTGATTGTCTACGCGACATGGCAGCTTGCGCGCCGCACCATCGACACCCTCACCGACGCCACGCCGCCGGAGATCCAGAGCCAGACGCGCGGCCTCATCGCCGATCTCGCCGCCATCGATGGAGTCCTTTCGGTGAACCGCGTCCGCACACGCCGCGCCGGCTCCGGCTACTTCGCCGACGTGACGCTCGGGATGCCGCGCAACCTCACCTTTCAGCGCTCGGAGCAGATCACCCAGGCAGCCACCGAAGCCGTGCAGCGCCATCTACCCGGAGCCGACGTCGTCGTTCACCCTGTTCCCACAGCATCGGTCGCAGAGAGCGTCCATGACCGCATCCGCGCCGTGGCCGCGCGCTCGAACCTTGCCATCCACGACGTCACCGTGCAGGAGTACAACCACCAGCTCCACGTCGAACAGCACCTCGAAGTCGGCGAGCGCATGAAGCTCCGCGACGCCCACGCCCTGGTCACGCAGCTTGAGGCCGACATCCGCCGCGAGGTCCCAGAGGTCTCATCCATCCTGACGCACATCGAAAGCGAGCCCGCCACCATCGAGCGGCCCGAGTCGCTCGAACCCGACCGCCAGCTCGAAGTCCGCCTCCGCCGCGCCGCGCAGGCGTTTCCCGAAATACTCGACATTCACGAGGTCTTCGTCACGCGCCTGAACAACCGCATCCAGGTAAGCTGCCACGCAACCCTGCCTGACGACCTGCCCATGTCGGAGGTCCACGCCGTCATCACCGCGCTCGAAAACGCCTTCAAACAAGACTGCCCCGAGGTCACGCGGCTCTTCATCCACCCCGAACCGGCCACCGACAACCGGCGATGA
- a CDS encoding competence/damage-inducible protein A: MIAEIIAVGSEMLTPFRQDTNSLYLTAALNDLGVQVAYKTIVGDSLAHLTSAAAIAISRADIVIFSGGLGPTEDDLTREAAAAAIGVELHPDNGILAALYKRFAARQMVMPPNNAKQADVLDGALALDNKNGSAPGQYLDTVVDGHRKIVILLPGPPNELKPLFDEQVRPRLAASLPIRHLAKRMLRMALIPESHVDARTAPIYKQYPDVETTILAHSGEIQLHFLCAKPTLSEAQARVDELTGKIEAEMEDAIFSSHGESLEEVVLLHLGMRHLTLATAESCTGGLLAQRLTAIPGSSRYFLGGAVVYSDALKTAFADVPAELISTHGPVSPEVAHSLAEGIRARTGASLGVSITGIAGPTPGSPGPDANKPIGLVYIGLADGHETQVKEFRLPGDRDRIRLWASQQALELVRRHLL; this comes from the coding sequence ATGATCGCCGAAATCATAGCCGTCGGCTCTGAGATGCTGACACCCTTCCGCCAGGACACCAACTCGCTCTACCTCACCGCCGCGCTCAACGACCTCGGCGTGCAGGTTGCCTACAAAACCATCGTAGGCGACAGCCTCGCCCACCTGACCAGCGCCGCCGCCATCGCCATCAGCCGCGCGGACATCGTCATCTTCTCCGGCGGACTCGGCCCCACCGAAGACGACCTGACCCGCGAGGCCGCAGCCGCAGCAATCGGTGTCGAACTGCACCCGGACAACGGCATCCTCGCCGCGCTCTACAAGCGCTTCGCCGCGCGCCAGATGGTGATGCCGCCCAACAACGCCAAGCAGGCCGACGTACTCGACGGCGCGCTCGCGCTCGACAACAAAAACGGCAGCGCCCCGGGTCAATATCTCGACACCGTCGTCGACGGTCACCGCAAGATCGTCATCCTGCTGCCCGGCCCGCCCAACGAGCTCAAGCCGCTCTTCGACGAGCAGGTGCGCCCGCGCCTCGCCGCATCGCTGCCCATCCGCCATCTCGCCAAGCGGATGCTCCGCATGGCGCTCATCCCGGAGTCGCATGTGGACGCGCGCACCGCACCCATCTACAAGCAATACCCCGACGTCGAGACGACCATCCTCGCACACTCAGGCGAGATACAGCTCCACTTCCTCTGCGCCAAACCAACGCTCTCCGAGGCGCAGGCGCGCGTCGATGAGCTGACCGGCAAGATCGAAGCCGAGATGGAGGACGCAATCTTCTCCTCGCACGGCGAGTCGCTCGAAGAGGTCGTACTGCTACACCTCGGAATGCGCCACCTCACCCTCGCCACCGCCGAAAGCTGCACCGGCGGCTTACTGGCCCAGCGCCTGACGGCAATCCCCGGAAGCTCGCGCTACTTTCTCGGCGGCGCCGTCGTCTACTCCGACGCGCTCAAGACCGCCTTCGCCGATGTGCCCGCCGAATTGATCTCCACGCACGGTCCGGTCTCGCCGGAGGTAGCACATTCTTTAGCCGAAGGCATCCGCGCACGCACCGGAGCTTCACTCGGCGTCTCGATCACCGGCATAGCTGGCCCTACACCGGGTTCGCCCGGTCCCGATGCAAACAAGCCCATCGGCCTCGTCTACATTGGCCTCGCCGACGGCCACGAGACGCAGGTGAAGGAGTTCCGCCTGCCCGGCGACCGCGACCGCATTCGCCTGTGGGCCAGCCAACAGGCGCTTGAACTCGTCCGGAGGCACCTGTTGTAA
- a CDS encoding class I SAM-dependent methyltransferase — translation MMEKNVHRFDGLAQQYANYREPYAPEVLLPRLRDWCGLTPEWTIADIGAGTGMLGDVFLANDNRVIAVEPNSGMRTMCAELHAGDTRLEIVDGTSETTGLADHSVEMIVVGRALHWFDVPRAMAEFRRILKPDGWVAVVAFGRSHTGREENTAFEQLLRERAVDKVDMRVALAIYESVGDHIPRDFHHEEIRDTMAFGWDELLGMALSLSPAPRVGDERYPQFVEGLREYFARYAVDGAVTVDTRYWINAGRFNVA, via the coding sequence ATGATGGAGAAGAATGTTCACCGCTTCGACGGTCTGGCGCAGCAGTATGCGAATTATCGGGAGCCTTATGCGCCGGAGGTCTTATTGCCTCGTCTGCGCGACTGGTGCGGACTGACACCGGAGTGGACTATCGCCGATATCGGCGCGGGTACAGGTATGCTGGGCGATGTCTTTCTCGCCAACGACAATCGCGTGATTGCCGTCGAGCCGAATTCGGGGATGCGCACGATGTGCGCCGAGCTTCACGCGGGAGACACGCGGTTGGAGATCGTCGACGGGACCAGCGAAACGACCGGCCTTGCCGATCACTCGGTGGAGATGATTGTCGTAGGCAGGGCGCTGCACTGGTTCGACGTTCCGCGCGCGATGGCTGAGTTCAGGCGCATCCTGAAGCCGGATGGATGGGTAGCGGTTGTGGCTTTTGGCCGCTCGCATACGGGGCGAGAAGAGAACACGGCGTTTGAGCAGCTCCTCCGCGAGCGTGCGGTCGATAAGGTCGACATGCGCGTCGCGCTTGCTATCTATGAGAGCGTTGGCGACCACATTCCCCGCGACTTTCATCACGAAGAGATTCGTGACACGATGGCGTTCGGGTGGGATGAGCTTCTGGGCATGGCGCTGTCGCTGTCGCCAGCCCCGCGTGTTGGCGATGAGCGTTATCCGCAGTTTGTTGAGGGGCTGCGCGAGTATTTTGCTCGCTACGCGGTCGATGGCGCCGTGACGGTCGACACCCGTTATTGGATCAATGCGGGGCGATTCAACGTGGCGTAA
- a CDS encoding L-serine ammonia-lyase, whose amino-acid sequence MNTSLFELFKIGIGPSSSHTVGPMRAALRFVHQLESQGLLEHTASVNVDLYGSLALTGIGHGTDRAVLLGLLGEAPDKIDPATIDAKLAEVRSSGRLNLAGNHIIPFTERQNLHLRRDQMYPAADVVSHPNGMRFTAFDANNVTIADEVYYSIGGGFIVSEAERTSETKSSTRKVPYPFRSAEELLATAKQHNLTIAELMLANESALRNTPDAEQQVRAGIFSIWQTMQACTQRGIETEGILPGGLNVRRRAPRLARRLETEGSRDPLAPMDWVTVWAMAVNEVNAAGGRVVTAPTNGAAGVIPAIGHYYLRFCEGTAQEKQEGIIRYFLTAAAIGILYKENASISGAEVGCQGEVGVACSMAAGGLVAALNGTNAQVEHAAEIAMEHNLGMTCDPIGGLVQIPCIERNGMGAVKAINAARMSMHETGGHKLSLDQIIATMYQTGLDMQSRYKETSLAGLALNIIEC is encoded by the coding sequence GTGAATACCAGTCTGTTTGAACTCTTCAAGATCGGCATTGGGCCTTCCAGTTCGCACACAGTCGGCCCCATGCGTGCAGCGCTTCGCTTCGTCCACCAGCTCGAATCGCAGGGCCTCCTTGAGCACACCGCGTCGGTCAACGTCGACCTCTACGGCTCACTCGCGCTCACCGGCATCGGCCACGGCACCGACCGCGCCGTGCTGCTCGGTCTGCTCGGCGAAGCTCCAGACAAGATCGACCCGGCAACAATCGACGCAAAGCTCGCAGAGGTTCGTAGCTCAGGCCGGCTCAACCTCGCAGGCAATCACATCATCCCCTTCACCGAGCGCCAAAACCTGCACCTGCGCCGCGACCAGATGTATCCCGCCGCCGATGTCGTCTCGCACCCGAACGGGATGCGCTTCACAGCCTTCGACGCAAACAACGTCACCATCGCCGACGAGGTCTACTACTCCATCGGCGGCGGCTTCATCGTCTCCGAAGCCGAACGCACTTCCGAGACGAAGTCCTCGACGCGCAAAGTTCCCTACCCCTTCCGCAGCGCAGAAGAGTTGTTAGCTACCGCCAAACAGCACAACCTCACCATCGCTGAGTTGATGCTCGCCAATGAGTCTGCATTGCGCAACACCCCAGACGCAGAGCAGCAAGTCCGCGCAGGAATCTTCAGCATCTGGCAGACCATGCAGGCCTGCACCCAGCGCGGCATCGAAACCGAAGGCATCCTGCCCGGCGGCCTCAACGTTCGCCGCCGCGCACCGCGCCTGGCGCGCCGCCTCGAAACCGAAGGATCGAGAGACCCGCTTGCACCAATGGACTGGGTCACGGTGTGGGCAATGGCCGTAAACGAAGTGAACGCCGCCGGAGGCCGCGTCGTCACGGCGCCCACCAATGGCGCAGCGGGAGTCATCCCCGCCATTGGCCACTACTACCTGCGCTTCTGTGAAGGCACAGCACAGGAGAAGCAGGAAGGCATCATCCGCTACTTCCTCACCGCCGCCGCCATCGGCATTCTGTACAAGGAGAACGCCAGCATCTCCGGCGCAGAAGTCGGCTGCCAGGGCGAAGTGGGCGTCGCATGCAGCATGGCTGCGGGCGGGTTGGTCGCGGCTCTCAACGGCACCAATGCACAAGTCGAGCATGCCGCCGAGATCGCCATGGAGCACAACCTCGGCATGACCTGCGACCCCATCGGCGGCCTCGTGCAAATACCCTGCATCGAGCGCAACGGCATGGGTGCCGTGAAGGCCATCAACGCAGCGCGCATGTCGATGCATGAAACCGGTGGCCACAAACTCTCGCTCGATCAGATCATCGCCACGATGTATCAGACAGGACTCGACATGCAGTCGCGCTACAAAGAAACCTCGCTCGCAGGCCTGGCGCTGAACATCATCGAGTGCTAG
- a CDS encoding glycosyltransferase family 2 protein, with product MRLSFVVPAYNEEAYLPACIESILAEIRGLDVPAEIIVVNNASTDRTREVALSYPEVKLVDEPRKGLTHARQAGFNASTGELIANVDSDSRLPQGWVRRVLDEFETRSEMLALSGPLVYYDLSPARSLMVRVFYGLGWLTYAVNRHVLRVGSMVQGGNFVVTRHGLERIGGFNLAITFYGEDTDLARRLAQVGEVRFTLGLKMFSSARRLKKEGILTMAMRYSLNYFWTIFREQPFTREHIDVRERPVSQG from the coding sequence ATGCGACTGAGCTTTGTCGTACCTGCCTACAACGAAGAAGCCTACCTCCCAGCCTGCATCGAATCGATTCTCGCCGAGATTCGCGGCCTCGATGTACCTGCTGAGATCATCGTGGTCAACAACGCAAGCACCGACCGCACGCGCGAAGTGGCTTTGAGTTACCCGGAAGTCAAACTGGTGGACGAGCCACGCAAAGGCCTGACACACGCGCGCCAGGCAGGCTTCAATGCCAGCACCGGAGAGCTGATCGCCAACGTGGACTCCGACTCACGTCTGCCCCAGGGCTGGGTGCGCCGCGTGCTCGACGAGTTCGAGACACGGTCCGAGATGCTTGCCCTCAGCGGCCCGCTCGTCTACTACGACCTCTCGCCCGCACGATCGTTGATGGTGCGCGTCTTCTACGGGCTGGGATGGCTGACCTACGCGGTCAACCGCCACGTACTTCGCGTCGGCTCCATGGTGCAGGGCGGAAACTTTGTCGTCACCCGCCATGGGCTTGAGCGCATCGGAGGCTTCAACCTTGCCATCACCTTCTACGGCGAAGACACCGACCTGGCACGGCGGCTGGCACAGGTTGGCGAGGTGCGCTTCACGCTGGGGTTGAAGATGTTCTCCTCGGCGCGGCGGTTGAAAAAAGAGGGCATCCTCACCATGGCCATGCGCTACTCCCTCAACTACTTCTGGACCATCTTCCGCGAGCAGCCTTTCACCAGGGAGCACATCGACGTGCGCGAGCGGCCAGTAAGCCAGGGTTGA
- a CDS encoding PHP domain-containing protein, with product MQPLSQISRIWQVPDASQAYTTGVSLHSHTSFSVETLNFVHAVCSSVPFVDKIVAHYARVSKERYNLTLDFDTAHWRPPLLPLMAFELERKQILSLGLDPLVSITDHDNIHAPMLLRTIPVARRIPFSVEWTVPFRKTAFHMGIHNLPSEEAAGWMERFERFTAAPDDQELRRMLRELDSIPQVLIVLNHPIWDLYKIGDDNHAMELDRFLAQNNGQIHALELNGLRHARENRQVMELARRWSQLLISGGDRHGLEPNANINLTNVTSFSAFVREIRVERQSHVLFLEQYARPWEQRILESTLDAVSDHPQFSPGWQRWDERAFHLDGTGEMRSMAELWPRGKAPLALRAAIQCVRLLRHRALASALSLAAPRVNVDALDADAMQEIA from the coding sequence ATGCAGCCACTCTCGCAGATTTCCCGAATCTGGCAGGTGCCCGATGCTTCGCAGGCCTATACCACGGGTGTTTCGCTCCATAGCCATACGAGCTTCTCCGTCGAGACGCTTAACTTCGTTCACGCTGTTTGCTCCAGCGTTCCTTTTGTAGACAAGATTGTTGCGCACTACGCCAGGGTCAGCAAAGAGCGGTACAACCTGACTCTGGATTTTGATACTGCACATTGGCGTCCGCCACTGCTGCCCCTGATGGCATTTGAGTTGGAGCGGAAGCAGATACTTTCGCTTGGGCTCGATCCGCTGGTGTCCATTACGGACCACGACAACATCCACGCGCCGATGCTGCTGCGCACGATTCCCGTGGCGCGGCGTATTCCGTTTTCGGTCGAGTGGACTGTTCCGTTTCGCAAGACGGCCTTTCATATGGGGATCCATAACCTGCCCAGCGAGGAGGCGGCTGGATGGATGGAGCGGTTTGAGAGATTTACGGCGGCGCCCGACGATCAGGAGCTTCGCCGCATGCTGCGCGAGCTGGACTCGATTCCGCAGGTGCTGATCGTACTGAATCATCCGATATGGGACCTGTACAAGATTGGCGATGACAACCATGCGATGGAGTTGGACCGCTTCCTCGCGCAGAACAACGGGCAGATACACGCTCTGGAGCTCAACGGATTGCGGCACGCGCGTGAGAACCGCCAGGTGATGGAGCTCGCACGGCGCTGGTCGCAACTGCTGATCTCCGGCGGCGACCGCCATGGACTCGAGCCCAACGCCAACATCAACCTGACGAATGTGACCAGCTTCAGCGCGTTTGTCCGCGAGATTCGCGTGGAGCGGCAGAGCCACGTGCTGTTTCTTGAGCAGTATGCGAGGCCATGGGAGCAGCGCATTCTGGAATCGACGCTCGATGCAGTCAGCGATCATCCGCAGTTCAGCCCCGGCTGGCAGCGTTGGGATGAGCGCGCTTTCCATCTGGACGGTACGGGTGAGATGCGCTCGATGGCCGAGCTGTGGCCGCGCGGCAAAGCGCCACTGGCATTGAGGGCGGCAATACAGTGCGTTCGCCTCCTGCGCCATCGTGCGCTGGCCAGCGCACTCAGCCTGGCTGCTCCGCGGGTCAATGTGGATGCGCTGGATGCCGATGCGATGCAGGAGATCGCGTAA
- the ubiE gene encoding bifunctional demethylmenaquinone methyltransferase/2-methoxy-6-polyprenyl-1,4-benzoquinol methylase UbiE: MTQTKPEHELSTGARPTGTTDEATAAANVREMFDAIAPTYDRANHIISAGIDRRWWSRTARTFREVLARPEAVALDLCCGTGDMTLALYKYRPTAPNAAAVLAIDFSHQMLALSRKKFGTRNIMPIEADALHLPVADNSVDLITCAYGFRNLANYEEGLAELHRVLRPGGQIGILECNQPEGLTGTLYNLYFKFILPHLGGLITGNAPAYSYLNASVVRFPRPPRMLQLIESAGFTQATWTRYTLGAIGLYRAHKP; the protein is encoded by the coding sequence ATGACCCAAACGAAACCGGAACACGAACTCTCGACCGGTGCACGCCCCACAGGCACGACCGACGAGGCCACCGCCGCCGCGAACGTGCGCGAGATGTTCGACGCCATCGCGCCGACCTACGACCGCGCCAATCACATCATCTCCGCAGGAATCGACCGCCGCTGGTGGAGCCGCACAGCGCGCACGTTCCGCGAGGTCCTGGCACGTCCTGAAGCCGTAGCGCTCGACCTCTGCTGCGGCACCGGCGACATGACGCTGGCACTCTACAAATATCGCCCCACCGCACCCAATGCAGCCGCCGTCCTGGCCATCGACTTCTCCCACCAGATGCTCGCCCTGTCCAGAAAAAAATTCGGCACGCGCAACATCATGCCCATCGAAGCCGACGCGCTCCATCTTCCGGTCGCCGACAACTCCGTCGACCTCATCACCTGCGCCTACGGCTTTCGCAATCTCGCCAACTACGAAGAAGGCCTCGCGGAGCTTCACCGCGTCCTGCGGCCCGGAGGCCAGATTGGCATCCTCGAGTGCAACCAGCCCGAAGGTCTGACCGGCACGCTCTACAACCTCTACTTCAAATTCATCCTGCCGCATCTTGGCGGTCTCATCACAGGAAATGCACCCGCCTACAGCTACCTCAACGCCTCGGTTGTGCGCTTTCCCCGCCCGCCGCGCATGTTGCAACTGATCGAGAGTGCGGGCTTCACCCAGGCCACATGGACGCGATACACCTTAGGAGCCATCGGCCTCTACCGCGCACACAAGCCCTGA
- a CDS encoding PASTA domain-containing protein, with the protein MKVSVRAINRFFNIIVGALAMFAVFLTSAFITMRLFIHGREVKVPILIGQSMANASEQARSHGLRLILEDRFYSSNTSPGIVLGQSPAAGTTVRRQSIVRVTESLGAQQVAVPNLIGESERTASINLRRVQLEVGTIAYVQAPGDPGTVIAQTPEANASGIDRPRVSLLLSQPKNSAAEQNATAGQTIGQNAPQATSQDPAFVMPSLVGLPLMTAATRASAAGLRIASAEEIKPTAASTTTPTATTTASSTPTTAPTVSPAPATPATPVAGSSTATVVAQTPPAGYRVTKGDAVHLSIAY; encoded by the coding sequence ATGAAGGTCAGCGTCCGCGCCATCAATCGCTTCTTCAACATCATCGTTGGCGCATTGGCGATGTTCGCGGTCTTTCTTACCTCGGCGTTCATCACCATGCGGCTGTTCATTCACGGACGCGAGGTGAAAGTACCCATCCTGATTGGTCAGAGTATGGCCAACGCCAGCGAACAAGCGCGTAGCCACGGTCTGCGACTCATCCTCGAAGATCGCTTCTACTCAAGCAACACCTCTCCCGGAATCGTCCTCGGCCAATCCCCTGCGGCTGGTACCACCGTGCGCCGCCAGTCCATCGTGCGCGTGACGGAGAGCCTCGGCGCGCAACAGGTCGCCGTGCCTAACCTGATCGGCGAGTCCGAGCGCACCGCTTCGATCAACCTGCGCCGCGTGCAGCTTGAGGTCGGCACCATCGCCTACGTGCAGGCGCCCGGAGACCCCGGCACCGTCATCGCGCAAACACCAGAAGCCAACGCCAGTGGCATCGACCGCCCACGCGTCAGCCTGCTGTTAAGCCAGCCAAAAAACTCTGCAGCAGAGCAGAACGCAACTGCCGGCCAAACTATCGGCCAGAACGCACCTCAAGCTACCAGCCAAGACCCCGCATTCGTCATGCCATCGCTGGTAGGCCTGCCGCTAATGACTGCCGCCACGCGAGCCTCTGCCGCCGGATTACGCATTGCCAGCGCAGAGGAGATCAAGCCCACGGCAGCAAGTACGACCACTCCCACAGCCACAACGACAGCCTCCAGCACCCCGACTACTGCACCGACGGTAAGCCCGGCTCCCGCTACACCCGCCACGCCGGTTGCAGGAAGTTCTACAGCCACGGTCGTCGCTCAAACACCTCCGGCTGGCTATCGCGTCACAAAAGGCGACGCCGTGCATCTCTCCATCGCCTACTGA